From the genome of Ziziphus jujuba cultivar Dongzao chromosome 6, ASM3175591v1, one region includes:
- the LOC107431109 gene encoding uncharacterized protein LOC107431109: MKAVFVFIHTWVELVRATINFHLNLVWRSIMWTVALVSLPLRILTAIQRERQLELHLHDMQIESENLAWDRKQLQEHLQTAIKEHKMMELILAELEEEHDKAIAKIELLEGEDIWQLQDLKTETLRLREVQGKQYWSFRGQGDTDNDQNTEFSDKYGIPYGISSWKPGYSGSGVVLQDLNLLMQSHTWGDESTTKAELLKLLKSGSKSSAPIHPVPAEIISRNSDMNKVLDQRRGIAIKQSLFSAVLSLLVGMIIWEAEDPCMPLVVALFTVVGMSLKSVVQFFSTIKNKPASDAVALLSFNWFILGMLTYPTLPRVARMLTPLAVSFLHRAVSCLGLSFLF, translated from the exons ATGAAGgctgtttttgttttcatccaCACTTGGGTAGAGTTGGTGAGGGCCACAATCAACTTCCATTTGAATTTAGTATGGAGATCAATAATGTGGACAGTTGCTCTTGTATCTCTGCCCTTACGAATATTGACTGCcatacagagagagagacag CTGGAACTGCATCTGCATGATATGCAGATCGAGTCGGAGAACCTTGCATGGGATAGGAAACAACTACAGGAACATCTCCAAACAGCCATTAAGGAACATAAAATGATGGAGTTGATATTAGCAGAACTTGAAGAGGAACACGATAAGGCCATTGCCAAAATTGAACTGTTGGAGGGTGAG GACATATGGCAGTTGCAGGATTTAAAAACTGAAACTCTTAGGTTGAGAGAAGTTCAGGGCAAGCAATATTGGAGCTTTAGAGGTCAAGGTGACACAGACAATGACCAAAACACAGAATTTTCTGACAAGTATGGCATTCCTTATGGGATCTCCTCATGGAAACCTGGTTATAGTGGGAGTGGTGTTGTCCTCCAAGACCTTAACCTTCTGATGCAATCACATACATGGGGTGATGAAAGCACAACTAAAGCTGAGTtgcttaaattattaaaatctgGATCAAAATCCAGTGCACCTATCCATCCAGTTCCTGCTGAAATCATCTCCAGAAACTCCGATATGAACAAAGTTCTTGACCAACGAAGAGGAATTGCAATAAAACAGTCTCTTTTCAGTGCGGTTTTATCTCTTTTGGTTGGAATGATTATCTGGGAAGCTGAAGATCCATGCATGCCACTTGTTGTGGCTCTTTTCACTGTGGTTGGCATGTCACTGAAGAGTGTGGTCCAATTTTTCTCCACCATAAAGAATAAACCTGCTTCAGATGCTGTAGCTCTCTTGAGTTTCAACTGGTTCATACTAGGCATGCTTACGTACCCAACCTTGCCAAGGGTCGCTCGGATGTTGACTCCACTGGCAGTAAGTTTCCTGCACCGAGCGGTAAGCTGCCTTGGCTTGTCTTTCCTGTTCTAG
- the LOC107431112 gene encoding uncharacterized protein LOC107431112, with translation MASSYAVVDDKDLDDAALWAVIDSAAARASHSSSKFLKPLAIKYPNFESQSPISNPSPPPPPPSKQLCRTSPADSHSTISTAEDSWPFRPPRKIIRTCSSELNDTSPLVVFRNVQHSPTTNPAYFSPESYLSPEINKHFHAPESSPRSEDDKSARHSLSGRFPTVSLFKEYQNAAMAILEKTDYIMLSGNPFIKKSGWRKIAFYFNLSFEIKDKSIEFDENRNVLRAEFVVRAYMQGGRFSDGWGSCERREKRFHKPNHDIPSTAETRAKNKACQDLLGIGEYRPGAGQVHR, from the exons ATGGCTTCTTCTTATGCCGTCGTAGACGACAAAGACCTCGACGACGCTGCTTTGTGGGCCGTAATCGATTCCGCCGCCGCGAGAGCTTCACACTCTTCGTCCAAGTTCCTGAAGCCTCTGGCCATCAAATACCCAAATTTTGAATCCCAATCCCCAATCTCAAACccctctcctcctcctccacctccCTCGAAGCAGCTCTGCAGGACCAGTCCCGCCGATTCTCACTCCACGATCTCAACCGCAGAGGACTCTTGGCCATTTCGTCCACCTCGGAAGATCATCAGGACCTGCTCTTCGGAACTGAACGACACTAGTCCCCTTGTCGTCTTTAGGAATGTGCAGCATTCTCCTACTACCAATCCGGCCTATTTCTCACCTGAATCCTATTTGTCGCCGGAGATTAATAAGCATTTCCACGCTCCCGAGAGTTCGCCGAGGAGTGAGGACGACAAGAGCGCGAGGCATAGCTTGTCGGGGAGGTTTCCTACGGTTTCGTTGTTTAAGGAGTACCAAAATGCAGCTATGGCG ATTTTGGAGAAAACTGATTACATAATGCTTTCTGGAAATCCTTTCATAAAAAAGTCAG GTTGGAGGAAGATAGCATTTTACTTTAATCTCTCTTTTGAAATAAAAGACAAGAGTATCGAATTTGATGAGAACCGTAATGTTCTGCGCGCTGAATTTGTGGTTCGAGCTTATATGCA GGGTGGTAGGTTCTCAGATGGATGGGGCTCATGTGAGCGGCGTGAGAAGAGATTTCATAAACCAAATCATGATATTCCCAGCACAGCAGAAACTAGAGCCAAAAATAAAGCATGTCAG GACCTGCTAGGTATTGGGGAGTATAGGCCTGGAGCAGGTCAAGTCCACCGATAA
- the LOC107431108 gene encoding dof zinc finger protein DOF5.1 isoform X2 has translation MVFSSIPAYHDPSNWQQFLPPPLPPPQTLPPPSQPHGVGGSGSIRPGSMADRARMANIPMPETSLKCPRCESTNTKFCYFNNYSLTQPRHFCKTCRRYWTRGGALRNVPVGGGCRRNKRSKGSSSSKSPVSSDRQTGSSTPSGSSTSSLPSNNTLAPPDIIGLTNQVPSLRLMAPLHHHLTDFAEMGFNYGALNYAAMGGGGDFNFQIGSSSTGSLGRLPTDGMMDHQWRLQQASQFPFMATAGLDPSQPPPPAGLFESGGVDALGYHHHLRTKSTTSGLASQLASVKMEDHQSTEMNLSKQLLGISSNINPGNDDNQYWSGGGTSNTTAWTDLSGFSSSSTTSNPL, from the exons ATGGTTTTTTCCTCCATTCCAGCTTATCATGATCCCTCCAACTGGCAACAg TTTCTTCCACCACCACTACCACCTCCTCAGACCCTTCCACCACCTTCGCAGCCTCATGGTGTCGGCGGTTCGGGCTCGATTAGGCCCGGTTCGATGGCCGATCGAGCTCGAATGGCCAACATACCGATGCCGGAAACCTCGCTGAAATGTCCACGCTGTGAATCTACAAACACAAAGTTCTGCTACTTCAACAACTACAGCCTCACACAGCCAAGACACTTTTGCAAGACCTGTAGAAGGTACTGGACAAGAGGCGGAGCTCTAAGGAACGTTCCGGTGGGAGGCGGTTGCCGGAGGAACAAACGGAGCAAAGGAAGCAGCAGCTCGAAATCTCCTGTGAGCTCCGATCGCCAAACGGGAAGTAGTACTCCTTCTGGTTCTTCTACTTCATCACTTCCCTCCAACAACACTCTAGCACCACCCGATATAATTGGCCTCACCAATCAAGTCCCATCTTTAAGGTTGATGGCTCCTCTCCATCATCATCTCACTGATTTCGCGGAGATGGGATTCAATTACGGCGCCCTCAATTACGCAGCAATGGGTGGTGGTGGAGACTTCAACTTTCAGATAGGAAGTAGTAGTACTGGTAGTCTAGGTCGATTACCAACTGATGGAATGATGGATCACCAATGGAGATTGCAGCAAGCTTCGCAGTTTCCTTTCATGGCTACTGCGGGTTTAGATCCTTCGCAGCCTCCACCACCGGCTGGGCTTTTCGAAAGCGGCGGAGTGGATGCATTGGGATATCATCATCATCTCCGAACAAAATCAACCACTTCTGGGCTTGCCAGTCAGCTGGCTTCTGTGAAAATGGAAGACCATCAAAGCACAGAAATGAATTTGTCAAAGCAGTTGTTGGGAATCAGTAGTAATATTAATCCTGGAAATGATGATAATCAGTACTGGAGTGGTGGTGGTACCAGCAATACTACTGCTTGGACAGATCTATCTGGGTTCAGCTCTTCTTCTACTACTAGCAATCCACTATAA
- the LOC107431108 gene encoding dof zinc finger protein DOF5.1 isoform X1 has product MVFSSIPAYHDPSNWQQQPNQSTPGTHHTNSQFLPPPLPPPQTLPPPSQPHGVGGSGSIRPGSMADRARMANIPMPETSLKCPRCESTNTKFCYFNNYSLTQPRHFCKTCRRYWTRGGALRNVPVGGGCRRNKRSKGSSSSKSPVSSDRQTGSSTPSGSSTSSLPSNNTLAPPDIIGLTNQVPSLRLMAPLHHHLTDFAEMGFNYGALNYAAMGGGGDFNFQIGSSSTGSLGRLPTDGMMDHQWRLQQASQFPFMATAGLDPSQPPPPAGLFESGGVDALGYHHHLRTKSTTSGLASQLASVKMEDHQSTEMNLSKQLLGISSNINPGNDDNQYWSGGGTSNTTAWTDLSGFSSSSTTSNPL; this is encoded by the exons ATGGTTTTTTCCTCCATTCCAGCTTATCATGATCCCTCCAACTGGCAACAg CAACCAAATCAATCAACTCCTGGAACTCATCATACTAATTCTCAGTTTCTTCCACCACCACTACCACCTCCTCAGACCCTTCCACCACCTTCGCAGCCTCATGGTGTCGGCGGTTCGGGCTCGATTAGGCCCGGTTCGATGGCCGATCGAGCTCGAATGGCCAACATACCGATGCCGGAAACCTCGCTGAAATGTCCACGCTGTGAATCTACAAACACAAAGTTCTGCTACTTCAACAACTACAGCCTCACACAGCCAAGACACTTTTGCAAGACCTGTAGAAGGTACTGGACAAGAGGCGGAGCTCTAAGGAACGTTCCGGTGGGAGGCGGTTGCCGGAGGAACAAACGGAGCAAAGGAAGCAGCAGCTCGAAATCTCCTGTGAGCTCCGATCGCCAAACGGGAAGTAGTACTCCTTCTGGTTCTTCTACTTCATCACTTCCCTCCAACAACACTCTAGCACCACCCGATATAATTGGCCTCACCAATCAAGTCCCATCTTTAAGGTTGATGGCTCCTCTCCATCATCATCTCACTGATTTCGCGGAGATGGGATTCAATTACGGCGCCCTCAATTACGCAGCAATGGGTGGTGGTGGAGACTTCAACTTTCAGATAGGAAGTAGTAGTACTGGTAGTCTAGGTCGATTACCAACTGATGGAATGATGGATCACCAATGGAGATTGCAGCAAGCTTCGCAGTTTCCTTTCATGGCTACTGCGGGTTTAGATCCTTCGCAGCCTCCACCACCGGCTGGGCTTTTCGAAAGCGGCGGAGTGGATGCATTGGGATATCATCATCATCTCCGAACAAAATCAACCACTTCTGGGCTTGCCAGTCAGCTGGCTTCTGTGAAAATGGAAGACCATCAAAGCACAGAAATGAATTTGTCAAAGCAGTTGTTGGGAATCAGTAGTAATATTAATCCTGGAAATGATGATAATCAGTACTGGAGTGGTGGTGGTACCAGCAATACTACTGCTTGGACAGATCTATCTGGGTTCAGCTCTTCTTCTACTACTAGCAATCCACTATAA